The Pyxidicoccus sp. MSG2 DNA segment CGAGAACACGACGGCCTTCGGCGACATGACCCTCCCCTGTCCTCCGCCTTTCAGGGATGCCGCCTTCGTCCAGCAGTCCGCGGTGCCCGCTTCCGTGCTGGTGGGCACGCCCTTCACCGTCTCCGTGACGATGCGGAACACGGGAAGCCAGGCCTGGACGTCGGCCACCGGCTTCAAGCTGCTCTCCCAGAACCACCAGGGCAACACCACCTGGGGCGTGTCGCGGGTCGAGCTGGCCAGCGGCGAGAGCATCCAGCCCGGCCAGGAGAAGACCTTCACCTTCAACGTCACCGCGCCAGCCACTCCGGGCACCTACGACTTCCAGTGGCGGATGTTCCAGGAAGGCGTGGAGTCCTTCGGCCAGCCCAGCCAGAACGTGAGTGTTTCCGTCCAGCTTCCGCCCCGCGCCGCCGCGTTCGTCCGGCAGTCGGTGCCTGGCCCCATGGGGGCAGGCTGGGGCTACAGCGTCTCCGTGACGATGCGGAACACCGGGAGCGCGACCTGGACCGCGGCCAGCGGCTTCAAGCTCGGTTCCCTGAATCCACCGGACAACACGACCTGGGGGCTCAACCGGGTGGAGCTCGCTCCGAACGAGGCCATCGCCACGGGTCAGGAGAAGACCTTCACCTTCGCCATCACGGCCCCCACCACGGCGGGCCCCTACAACTTCAGCTGGGGCATGCTCCAGGACGGCGCGGGCTTCTTCGGGACGCCCAGCCCGAACGTGAGCGTCTCCGTCGTGCTTCCCCCCAGGGAAGCCGTCTTCGTCCGGCAGACCGTGCCCGCCTCCGTGAGGGCGGGTGAGGCCTTCACCGTCTCCGTGACGATGAGGAACACGGGAAGCATGTCCTGGAGCCGGAGCGCCGGCTTCAAGCTGAGCTCCCAGAATCCGACGGACAACACGACCTGGGGGCTCAACCGGGTGGAGCTCGACCCGAACGAGGTCATCGCCACGGGGCAGGAGAAGACCTTCGTCTTCACCGCCACGGCCCCTGGCACCGAGGGCTCCTGGCCCTTCCAGTGGCGGATGCTCCAGGAGGGCCTGACGCCGTTCGGCCAGCTCACCCCGAACGTCATCATCACCGTCCTCCCGCCCACGGTGAATGCCAGCTTCGTCATGCAGGACGTCCCCGCCAGGGTGACGGCCGGAAGGAGCTTCCAGGTCTCCGTGACGATGAAGAACATTGGCGAGAAGTCCTGGAGCCGGAGCTCCGGCTACAGGCTGGCCGGGCAGGTCACGGACTGGGGCGACATCTCGGCGGACCTCGACGGCCGCGACCTGATTCACCCGGGAAGCGAGAAGACCTTCTACATCACCGTCTTCGCGCCGAGCGCCCCCGGCACGTATCCCGTGCAGTGGCGGATGTGGGTGCCGGGCCCGGGAGGGTTTGGACAGCTCACGCCCAGGACGAACATCGTGGTCGACCCGGCCTGCCCTCCGTGCCCACCGGGTCAGCAGTGCCCTGACGTGCTGTGCGAGGAGCCCATGTAGCTCTCCGCACCCGGGACCCAGGGGTACCGTGGCCGTGGGCCACGGTACTCTTGCGGCCGGGTTCGTGCGGATGGGTCCGGAAGCGCTACTTGATGTTGCCGATGACGTCCATGGCGCCGGAATCCTTCAGGATCTTGGTGATGTAGGCCACCGTCTCCTGCTGCTTCTGGAGCATCAGCTGGGCCTCGGCGCGGTCACGGTCCGGGCCGGACAGGCCACTGAGGGCCTTCTCCTCCAGCGTGCTCAGGCGCTGACTGGCACCCATCCCGGCCAGGACGGCGCGATCCGCCGCGCTGTTGATGCTCATGAGGGTTCTCCTGCGGGTGGGCGATGACGTCCTTTCGGATTATCGCAGATCCGCCCCAGAAGTTTCCTCTGCTCAGCGCTCCTGCTGCGCCCAGGCATCGACCCTGGGGCAGGGGACGGGGCGCCCAGGAGCTCTCGGCCACCGCTCTGGTTGACACGCGGGGACGCTTCTGCTCGCGCAACTCATTCCATACCTTGCCGTCACTCTTCACCGCGAGCTTCAGCAAAATGACTGTCATTCCCATGGACGCTGGTCTCTCGCGTCCTGCGAGGCTTTCAATTCCTCTCCCTGGATTTCACTCGGCGTCCTGAGCCCTGGGGCCTTCCCGACTCGCATTTTCCTCGTCAGATGGCTGGAATATGACGCGTCAGGCGATGGGTTTTTTCGCCTGGGGTAGCATGACTCACATACGGCTGATTGTTCTTCTCGTTGCATCCTCTGTCCTGGCCGCGTGCCAGGAAATGACTCCCACGCAAGGCGATGCAGCTCCCGAGTCCACTCGGGAGGGCTGGATCCAGGTGGGGCGCTCGTTCGACTTCGAGCGTCCACTGTCGCCGAGCCGCGCGGTCCCCACGGCGGCGAAGGCCGCATCGTTCGAAGCGGACGGCGCCCTGGCGCGCGTCCAGGCGCACTTCCCCGAGTTCTTCGAGGCCGAAGCCGGGCTCACGACGGCGGCGCCCGTCAACGCGGACGCGGCGCTGCACGTGACGCCCCCCGCCACGGACGCGGACGCGCTGGAGCTCACCACCCGGGGCTACGTCTTCCAGGTGCGGGGGGGCGGCAAGGGGACCGCGAAGCGCGCCAGCGCGGAGGGCGCCTGGTACGGGCCGGGCCATCTGTGGGCGCCCGTGGGCGGCCGCGCCGGGTCGCGCGAGGGGCGCTGGGTGGCCCACCGCGTGGAGGAGTACTTCGTCCTCCCCGAGGGCGAGCGGCGGCACCTCACGCGCTACGAGGTCACCGTGCCGGACGGCATCGTGTCGGTCCGCGACGCGGGGGACTCCCTCGAGTTCCTCGACACCGAGGAGCGCCCGGTGCTGCGGATGCACCCTGTCGTGGCGCGCGACGGCCAGGGGCACACTCGCCAGGGGCCCGCGCTGCTGCGCGGCGTGGTGGCCGTGGCGGGCGGCGGCGGGCAGCTCGCGCGGTATGCGCTCACGGGCCGCACCCTCTCCGTACGGATGGAGCTGGACCTGGACGGCCTGACGGGGCCGGTGGTGGTCGACCCGGGCTGGTCGTCCACCGGCTCCATGTCGGTCACCCGGTCCCAAGGCACGGTGACGCTGCTTCCCAACGGCCGCGTCCTCGCCGCGGGTGGCTACGCCGCGAGCGGCGCCCTGGCCTCCGCGGAGGTCTATGACCCGGCCTCGGGGACCTGGGCCTCGGCGGGGGCGATGCACATCGCGCGCTCCAACCACACGGCGACGCTGCTGCCCTCGGGGAAGGTGCTCCTGGCCGGGAACAGCGCCGGCTCCGGCGCGTACGACGCGGAGGACCTCTACGACTCCGCCACGGGGGCCTGGTCCGTCACCGCCGCCATGGGAAGCCGCCGGGGACTCCACACCGCGACGCTGCTGCCCTCGGGCAAGGTGCTGGCCGTTGGAGGCAATGCCTCTGGGGCCGAGCCCACCGCGGAGCTGTACGACCCCACCACGGGCACCTGGAGTCCTACGGGCAGCTCGCCGACGTGGCATAGCCATCATGTGGCGGTGCTGCTGGCGGATGGCAGGGTCCTGGTGGCGGGCGGCTATAACCTCTTTGTCAACGTGACCACCGCGGCCGAGCTGTACGACCCGGCCACGGGCACCTGGGCCACCACGGGGAGCACCCGCTCGCCCCGCTGGGCTGCCTCGGCAACGCTGCTGCCCAACGGCAGGGTCTTGCTGGCGGGTGGCTCCGGCCCTCGGGGGACTGATGGCATCAGCCTCGCGTACTCCAGCGCGGAGCTGTACGACCCGGCCACGGGGACCTGGACCGCGACGGGGTCGATGACGTCGCCCCGAGGCCAGTCGGCCACCCTGCTGCTCTCCAATGGCAGGGTGTTGATGGCCTCCGGCTATGGCACCAACAACCTTCCGACCGACACCTCGGAGCTGTACGACTTCAACACCGGCACGTGGACCGCCTCCAGCCGGCTGCTCAGGACCCGGCAGACCACCCTGGGGACGCTGTTGTCGGACGGCCGGGCGCTGGTCTTCGGCAACTCTCCCAGCGGGAGTGAGGCGGTGGAGGTGTACGAGCCTTCCACCGCCGTCCGGGACTCCGCGGGAGCGCTGGGCACCGCCCGCACCGGCGCCACGGCGACGCTGCTGCCCGGCGGCGAAGTGCTGAGCATGGGCGGGCGCACCGCCACGGGGACGCACGCCTTCGCGGAGCACTTCATCCCATCCAACGGCAACGTGGTCAGCACGAGCCCGGTGTCCACGCTGCGGAGCGGACACACGGCGACGCTGCTGCTGGAGGGCCGGGTGCTGATGGCCGGAGGCGCTCTCTCCAATGGGACGGTGCTGGCCACGGCGGAGCGCTTCGGGTCCGCCGTCACCTTTGCCCCCACGGGGACGATGAACGTGGCGCGCACGCGGCACGCGGCGACGCGCCTGCCCGACGGGCGGGTGCTGGTGTCGGGCGGCGTGGACGGCACGGGCGGCTCGCTCTTCTCGTCGGAGCTGTATGACCCGGCGAGCGGGACCTGGCGTGCCACGGGCAACCTGCGCACGGCCCGGGACGGCCACCTGTCGGTGCTGCTGCCCGACGGCAAGGTGCTCGTCGTCGGGGGCAACAGCGGCACGTCCGTCCTCGCCTCGGCGGAGCTGTACGACCCGGCCACGGAGCAGTGGACCTTCACGGGGAGCCTCGTGACGGCACGCGTGGGCCATGCGGGGACGCTGCTGCCTGACGGCCGGGTGCTGGTGCTCGCCGGGCGCAACGGGGCCGGGACATTCCTCGCCTCGGCGGAGCGGTACGACCCGGCGACGGGCACCTGGAGCGCGGCGGGAAGCCTGCCCGTCGCGAGGGACCAGACCACCGCGACGCTGCTGCTGTCGGGCAACGTGCTGGTGAGCGGAGGCCGCCAGGATGCGGGTGGCACCGCGCGCACGTCACTGGACGTGTACGCCCCCGCGACGAACACCTGGACGACGAGCTCCGCGGTGCTGGCGACGGCCCGGTACGGCCACACGGCCACGCTGCTGCCCTCGGGCAAGGTGCTCATCCTCGGGGGGACGGGCAGCGGCGGCACGCCCACGTCCGCGGCCGAGTACTTCAACCCGGATGGCGCCCTCGACGCCTGGCGCCCCTCGGTGAGCCTGCCTGGCTTCATCGACAGGGGGGCGGCCTTCACCCTCAGCGGCGTCCGCTTCCGAGGCATCTCCGAGGGGAGCACCGGCCGCTGGTCCTCCGCGCCGGTCAACTTCCCGGTGGCGTGGCTGATGCCCGTGGGAGGAGGGGCCATCACCCGGCTCGCGAACACCTGGTTCTCGGGCACCTCGCTGAGCACCGTCGCGCCCACGCTGCCCGAGGGGCACTACCTCCTGTCCGTCTCCGTGGGCGGAGTCACGGGTGGTCGCGTGGTGCGGCTCGGCAAGGGCACGGTGCTGGCCCAGGGCGCATCGGTGACGACGGCCGAGGACTCGCCGGTGCCGATGCTGCTGTCGGCCACCAGCACCGAGGGGCGGCCCGTCGTCTACTCCATCGCGACACCCCCCGTGCGCGGCACGCTCTCCGGCACCGCGCCCCAGCTGACGTACACCCCGGCGGCCAACTTCTTCGGCACCGACTCGTTCGTCTACGAGGCCTCGGACGGGCTGACCTCCGCCCTGGCCACCGTCTCCCTCACCGTGACGCCGGTGGGTGACGCACCCATGGCCGGTGCCGTGTTCGTGTCGACGACGGCGGGGACGCCGGTGGCGGTGACGCTGTCGGCCACGGACCCGGACGGGGATGCAATCACCTACAGCGTGAAGTTCGCTCCGGCCCACGGCACGCTCTCCGGCACCGCGCCCAGGCTGACCTATACCCCGCAGGCGGGCTACGTCGGGCAGGACGCGTTCACGTACACGGCGAGCGACGGCGTGCTCCAGTCTGGCGCGGCCACGGTGACGCTGACCATCAACAGCGGCCCCATCAACGCCACCGCCGTCTACGACAGCACGCTCAAGGTACCCCGGTGCCCGGCCGCGGCGACCTCGTGTGATTCGCTCACGCTCCTCGACGGCCGCGCGCTGCTCGGCCCCGAGCCCAACCAGCCCAACACCCTGGGCGGCTCCTGCGCGGACGGTACCTCCGGTCGTTATCACTATGACGAGTCGTTGGACCGGTTGAAGGTGTCTTCGCTGGATGGCCAGCCCTTCACTGTAGGGAAGGCCGTGAAGATTGAAGCCACGGTATGGGTCTACAGCGCTGGCGGGGGGGACCAGCTCGACCTGTACTCCAGCGCCAGCGTCACCAGTCCCTCCTGGGTCTTCATCGGCACCCTGACGCCCGTCGCGACGGGGGCCCAGGTGCTCTCGACGACCTACACGCTGCCCTCGCAGACGGGCTCCCAGGCCATCCGGGGCCGCTTCCGCTACAGCGGCAGCGCCTCCTCGGCGTGCGTGGCTGGCAACTTCAGCGACCACGACGACCTGGTCTTCACCGTCAGCGCCGCTCCGGACGTCACGCCGCCCACCGCGTCCCTGACGGCGCCCCTGCCGGGCGCGGTGCTCCGCGACTTCGCCTCCATCACCGCCACGGCCACCGACAACGTCGGAGTGACGAAGGTGGAGCTCTACGATGGTGCGGAGTTGCTGGGCACCGACGACTCCGCGCCGTATGCCTTCAGCTGGAACACGCGCACCACGACGAACGGGCCGCACACGCTGTCCATCCGCGCCTACGACGCGGCGGGGAGCATCAGCACCGCGGAAGTCACCGTCACCCTCGACAACGACCTGACCGCGCCGCAGGTGTCGCTCCAGGCGCCCGCGGCGGGCAGCCTCGTGCGGGGCCTCGTCTCGCTCGCGGCCAGCGCCTCCGACAACGTGGGCGTGACGCGCGTGGACTTCTACGACGGGAGCACGCTGCTGGGCAGTGACACCACCGCGCCGTATGCGTGGGACTGGGACACGCGGGCGGCTCCTGGCGGCGTGCACACGCTGCGGGCCGAGGCGTACGACGCCGCCTTCAACCACGGCGTTTCGACCGAGGTCTCCGTGACGGTGGACAACGCGCCTCCCACCGCCACCCTCAGTGCTCCGGCGGACGGCGCCACGGTGAGGAACACCGTCACGCTCACCGCCACCGCCGTGGACGACGTGAAGGTGGCTCGCGTGGAGTTCTTCGCGGACGGCATCCTGCTGGGCAGCGACTCCACGGAGCCGTTCTCGTGGACGTGGAACTCGGGCGCGGTGGCCAACGGCACGCATGTCCTCGGCGCCAGGGCCCATGACTCGGCGGGCAACGAGGGCACGCTGGTGGCCGTCTCCGTCGTCACCGACAACGACGAGACGCCGCCCCAGGTGACGATTGCCGCGCCGCTCGCGGGCGCAACCGCGCGCGGCAACGTCGCCATCACCGCCTCCGCCTCGGACAACGTCGGCGTGACGAAGCTCGAGTTCTACTGCGGTACGCGGAAGGTGGGGACGGCCACCCACGTCACTTCGTCCACCCAGTGGTGGCCCACGGGCGTGGAGACGAATGGAACCCATACGCTGCGGGTGCTCGCCTATGACGCCCGCAACAACGTGGGCGAGGCGTCCGTCGTGGTGACCGTGGACAACGAGGCCGTGCCCCCGACCCTCGCTTTCGCGTCGCCGGCGGAGGGCGCCACGGTGAGCGGGACGGTCCGCCTCAGCGTCCGCGCCTCGGACAACACCGCGGTCGCCTCCGTGTTCTACGAGGTCGACGGCCAGGGCATCGGGAGCGCCAGCGTGCCGCCCTTCCTCCTGGGCTGGTCGTCGATGCTCGTGCCCGACGGGCACCACACCGTGACGGCCAGGGCCTTCGACACGTCGGGGAACTCGAGCGAGCCGGTGACGCTCACCCTCGTCGTCGACAATGACCCCAACGTGCCCCAGGAGCCCGAGGGCGACGTGCTGACCTGGTAGGGCTCGGCAACGCGATGGGCTGGTACGACGGCATGGGGCTCCGCAACGCGGCGAGTTATCCGCGACCCCACGCTTCCTGAGCAACACCGGGCGCGGCGCTGAATCCTGGCCGCGGCGGGGTGCCTCCCCTATGCTCGCTGAGTAGGGGGGGCATCGATGATGGGTGAAGACCATGGGTTCGCGTTCGCGCCGGGCCCGTTGCTCCCCTCCTGTGCGCGCCTGACGTCGAGACCCCACGCCCTCCCCATCCAGAGGAGTTCCCCATGCATCGTG contains these protein-coding regions:
- a CDS encoding Ig-like domain-containing protein, which produces MTPTQGDAAPESTREGWIQVGRSFDFERPLSPSRAVPTAAKAASFEADGALARVQAHFPEFFEAEAGLTTAAPVNADAALHVTPPATDADALELTTRGYVFQVRGGGKGTAKRASAEGAWYGPGHLWAPVGGRAGSREGRWVAHRVEEYFVLPEGERRHLTRYEVTVPDGIVSVRDAGDSLEFLDTEERPVLRMHPVVARDGQGHTRQGPALLRGVVAVAGGGGQLARYALTGRTLSVRMELDLDGLTGPVVVDPGWSSTGSMSVTRSQGTVTLLPNGRVLAAGGYAASGALASAEVYDPASGTWASAGAMHIARSNHTATLLPSGKVLLAGNSAGSGAYDAEDLYDSATGAWSVTAAMGSRRGLHTATLLPSGKVLAVGGNASGAEPTAELYDPTTGTWSPTGSSPTWHSHHVAVLLADGRVLVAGGYNLFVNVTTAAELYDPATGTWATTGSTRSPRWAASATLLPNGRVLLAGGSGPRGTDGISLAYSSAELYDPATGTWTATGSMTSPRGQSATLLLSNGRVLMASGYGTNNLPTDTSELYDFNTGTWTASSRLLRTRQTTLGTLLSDGRALVFGNSPSGSEAVEVYEPSTAVRDSAGALGTARTGATATLLPGGEVLSMGGRTATGTHAFAEHFIPSNGNVVSTSPVSTLRSGHTATLLLEGRVLMAGGALSNGTVLATAERFGSAVTFAPTGTMNVARTRHAATRLPDGRVLVSGGVDGTGGSLFSSELYDPASGTWRATGNLRTARDGHLSVLLPDGKVLVVGGNSGTSVLASAELYDPATEQWTFTGSLVTARVGHAGTLLPDGRVLVLAGRNGAGTFLASAERYDPATGTWSAAGSLPVARDQTTATLLLSGNVLVSGGRQDAGGTARTSLDVYAPATNTWTTSSAVLATARYGHTATLLPSGKVLILGGTGSGGTPTSAAEYFNPDGALDAWRPSVSLPGFIDRGAAFTLSGVRFRGISEGSTGRWSSAPVNFPVAWLMPVGGGAITRLANTWFSGTSLSTVAPTLPEGHYLLSVSVGGVTGGRVVRLGKGTVLAQGASVTTAEDSPVPMLLSATSTEGRPVVYSIATPPVRGTLSGTAPQLTYTPAANFFGTDSFVYEASDGLTSALATVSLTVTPVGDAPMAGAVFVSTTAGTPVAVTLSATDPDGDAITYSVKFAPAHGTLSGTAPRLTYTPQAGYVGQDAFTYTASDGVLQSGAATVTLTINSGPINATAVYDSTLKVPRCPAAATSCDSLTLLDGRALLGPEPNQPNTLGGSCADGTSGRYHYDESLDRLKVSSLDGQPFTVGKAVKIEATVWVYSAGGGDQLDLYSSASVTSPSWVFIGTLTPVATGAQVLSTTYTLPSQTGSQAIRGRFRYSGSASSACVAGNFSDHDDLVFTVSAAPDVTPPTASLTAPLPGAVLRDFASITATATDNVGVTKVELYDGAELLGTDDSAPYAFSWNTRTTTNGPHTLSIRAYDAAGSISTAEVTVTLDNDLTAPQVSLQAPAAGSLVRGLVSLAASASDNVGVTRVDFYDGSTLLGSDTTAPYAWDWDTRAAPGGVHTLRAEAYDAAFNHGVSTEVSVTVDNAPPTATLSAPADGATVRNTVTLTATAVDDVKVARVEFFADGILLGSDSTEPFSWTWNSGAVANGTHVLGARAHDSAGNEGTLVAVSVVTDNDETPPQVTIAAPLAGATARGNVAITASASDNVGVTKLEFYCGTRKVGTATHVTSSTQWWPTGVETNGTHTLRVLAYDARNNVGEASVVVTVDNEAVPPTLAFASPAEGATVSGTVRLSVRASDNTAVASVFYEVDGQGIGSASVPPFLLGWSSMLVPDGHHTVTARAFDTSGNSSEPVTLTLVVDNDPNVPQEPEGDVLTW